A stretch of [Clostridium] innocuum DNA encodes these proteins:
- a CDS encoding prepilin-type N-terminal cleavage/methylation domain-containing protein codes for MNKRGMTLIEMIAALAILSIASLTLFGGFSAVLKIMGNSSTIKNNSDMLLSYAEETMNNDVRDNIQIDTDKVTYTISSDRVSVPVARNIAILNVKDDDRVHLKALEEPGNQEKVKNTSVYKEFKSNLDEFYKSIKKAREAHEEMENGDSYNASLKNVHILMSSNWIQFPKELLPGSYRSKLGAQDVYVFPYYPWEIKKGDLQHDHGGLIIMLNPRNELVDTDIDFDDYLYMIYDYDNERWYYCDQDTCRIKVVFSSSDGKVLYDVKNNGYIKSWTDMKDIVKNPKNGWKVLDIDAEYNTNTDSMWKSVS; via the coding sequence ATGAATAAAAGGGGTATGACTTTAATTGAAATGATTGCAGCTCTAGCGATTCTTTCCATAGCCAGTTTAACGCTATTTGGAGGATTTTCTGCAGTATTAAAAATTATGGGGAATTCAAGCACAATTAAAAACAACAGTGATATGCTTCTTTCTTATGCAGAAGAAACAATGAACAATGATGTGCGAGATAATATTCAAATAGATACAGATAAAGTAACCTATACGATTTCATCTGATCGTGTAAGTGTACCTGTCGCTAGAAATATAGCAATACTGAATGTAAAGGACGATGACAGAGTACATCTAAAGGCACTGGAAGAACCGGGTAATCAGGAAAAAGTAAAGAATACTTCCGTTTATAAAGAATTTAAATCAAATCTTGATGAATTTTATAAGTCAATTAAGAAAGCAAGAGAAGCACATGAAGAAATGGAAAACGGGGATTCCTATAACGCTTCTTTGAAAAATGTGCATATTCTGATGTCATCTAATTGGATACAGTTTCCAAAAGAGCTTCTTCCGGGAAGTTATCGCTCAAAGCTTGGAGCACAGGATGTTTACGTCTTTCCATATTATCCATGGGAGATAAAAAAAGGCGATTTACAGCACGACCATGGTGGTCTTATAATCATGTTAAATCCAAGGAATGAATTAGTAGATACAGATATAGATTTCGATGATTATCTTTATATGATTTATGATTATGATAATGAACGCTGGTATTATTGTGATCAGGACACTTGTAGAATCAAGGTTGTTTTTTCCTCTTCAGATGGAAAAGTGCTGTATGATGTGAAAAATAATGGCTATATCAAATCTTGGACAGATATGAAAGACATTGTTAAGAATCCGAAAAATGGATGGAAAGTATTGGATATCGATGCAGAATATAATACGAATACAGATTCTATGTGGAAGAGTGTAAGCTGA
- a CDS encoding type II secretion system F family protein, translating into MAVYKYTAKDINAKRITGKMEVNSRSELAAFLRSRDQYLIDCKDVTNTQQNTYKLTLKELSDFSRQLGAMIGSGVSLIRAMSILVQRESKPKIKSIYTDMYRKLQQGQTLSMAMESEGKAFPELMINMYRTGESSGQMEKVAMTMALQYEKDDHIKRKIRNAMIYPIILLCVTVFVIIVVFTWIIPSFSSVFEGMELPLITKIVNGLSQIMIHYWYWLLIGILCIFAFITTLLRIEKVRYRFDKLKLNVPKIGKLLCIIYTARFARNMCSLYTSGISIINGMQIIRNTIGNKYIESQFDGVVNMVRNGTSLSQSIQKIDGFDPKLASSIYIGEESGRLETMLTSLADDFDYESEAASQRMVTLLEPVMIIILALIVLCVMLAVLLPIYQMYQNPTSLK; encoded by the coding sequence ATGGCGGTTTATAAATATACGGCGAAAGATATAAATGCCAAAAGGATAACCGGAAAAATGGAAGTGAACAGCAGGAGTGAGCTTGCTGCTTTTCTGCGTTCCAGGGATCAGTATCTGATTGACTGTAAGGATGTGACAAACACACAGCAGAATACATATAAACTGACTCTGAAGGAGCTGTCTGATTTCTCTCGACAGCTGGGAGCGATGATTGGCTCCGGTGTCAGTCTGATACGTGCAATGTCTATTCTTGTACAACGAGAAAGCAAACCGAAAATCAAAAGTATTTATACGGATATGTACCGTAAGCTGCAGCAGGGACAGACACTGTCAATGGCTATGGAATCTGAAGGAAAGGCGTTTCCGGAGCTTATGATCAATATGTATCGAACCGGAGAAAGCAGCGGACAGATGGAAAAGGTTGCTATGACGATGGCTTTGCAGTATGAGAAGGATGATCATATCAAGCGAAAGATACGCAATGCCATGATTTATCCGATTATTCTGTTATGTGTAACCGTTTTTGTTATCATTGTTGTATTTACTTGGATTATTCCAAGCTTCTCGAGTGTGTTTGAAGGAATGGAGCTTCCGTTGATTACGAAAATTGTAAATGGTCTTTCGCAGATTATGATACATTATTGGTACTGGCTTCTGATTGGCATCTTATGTATATTTGCGTTCATCACAACGCTGCTTCGCATAGAGAAGGTTCGGTATCGGTTTGATAAACTGAAGCTGAATGTTCCGAAAATCGGTAAGCTGCTGTGTATCATTTATACAGCGCGCTTTGCCAGAAATATGTGCTCGCTTTATACAAGTGGTATTTCCATCATCAACGGTATGCAGATCATACGCAATACGATCGGGAATAAGTATATAGAATCTCAGTTTGACGGAGTCGTGAATATGGTGAGAAACGGAACCTCACTGTCACAGAGCATACAGAAAATTGACGGCTTTGATCCAAAGCTCGCAAGCTCCATTTACATTGGAGAAGAAAGCGGACGTCTGGAAACAATGCTGACATCTCTGGCAGATGATTTTGATTATGAATCCGAGGCTGCATCTCAGCGTATGGTCACACTATTGGAGCCGGTAATGATTATAATTCTGGCATTGATCGTATTGTGTGTCATGCTGGCGGTATTGCTGCCAATCTATCAGATGTATCAAAATCCAACGAGTCTAAAGTAA
- a CDS encoding prepilin-type N-terminal cleavage/methylation domain-containing protein, giving the protein MNVKKLKKNKKGFTLVEIIVVLVIIGILMALAVPAVMKYINEAADTKVQSQVRAGYVAAQSYATSQIGENPGISNDDLTTKVNNVDAINGELGLSKTGDDGDAKYPEGAVKSITCTLTEKKIDKCEIQVEGSDDTYTATQTEIKKNQ; this is encoded by the coding sequence ATGAATGTTAAGAAATTGAAGAAGAACAAGAAGGGATTTACGCTGGTTGAGATCATCGTGGTTCTGGTAATCATCGGTATCCTGATGGCGCTGGCAGTACCGGCTGTTATGAAGTATATCAATGAGGCAGCAGATACGAAGGTGCAGTCTCAGGTAAGAGCAGGTTATGTTGCAGCTCAGTCTTATGCCACAAGCCAGATTGGTGAAAATCCAGGTATTTCTAATGATGATTTGACAACAAAAGTTAATAATGTTGATGCCATTAATGGTGAATTAGGTCTTTCTAAAACCGGTGATGACGGCGATGCTAAATATCCGGAAGGTGCTGTTAAGTCGATTACATGCACGCTGACAGAAAAGAAGATAGATAAGTGTGAGATTCAAGTTGAAGGATCTGATGATACGTACACAGCAACGCAAACAGAAATTAAGAAAAACCAATAG
- a CDS encoding pilus assembly protein PilM yields the protein MAKEYVLFISSHAVQMIYGSCDKKDMVKVEAFHEYPLEEGAMINGVITDDSSILDILKELQENGLKEARLVIDSGQILVKNIRVPQLSKKELLKVAKDELADIDGSYEDLIYDYSVLQSSFEEEEKKGGEILCCAVERKLLTSYIELFDATGIRLKSVDISINALHKLTQELADLNGKTYIVSVLDGNNVSSYLFEKNHYTFSNRTRLFSERGTQAFISEMNSNISQLIQFSKSKQSPYPIERAYFCGLDDAEELMVFESIRSNLNLQAEQFPDSKIVYVTGDHYKDFHLHDYVFPVGCLIRK from the coding sequence ATGGCAAAAGAATATGTATTATTTATATCATCACATGCCGTACAGATGATTTACGGGTCATGTGATAAAAAAGATATGGTAAAGGTAGAAGCCTTTCATGAATATCCTCTGGAAGAAGGCGCAATGATCAATGGTGTGATTACCGATGACTCCTCCATCCTTGACATTTTGAAGGAGCTGCAGGAAAACGGCTTAAAGGAAGCCCGGCTTGTAATCGACAGCGGGCAGATTCTTGTGAAAAACATACGGGTTCCCCAGCTTTCAAAAAAGGAGCTGCTGAAGGTCGCAAAGGATGAATTAGCTGATATTGATGGCAGCTATGAGGATCTGATTTACGATTACAGTGTATTGCAGTCATCGTTTGAAGAGGAAGAGAAAAAGGGCGGAGAGATTTTATGCTGTGCTGTTGAAAGAAAATTGCTTACCAGCTATATTGAACTGTTTGATGCCACAGGTATCAGGCTGAAAAGTGTTGATATCTCCATTAATGCCTTGCATAAGCTAACGCAGGAGCTGGCAGATTTGAATGGAAAAACCTATATTGTATCGGTTCTGGACGGTAATAATGTATCCTCTTATCTGTTTGAGAAAAACCACTATACCTTTTCTAACAGAACAAGGCTGTTCTCAGAGCGGGGAACGCAGGCTTTTATTTCTGAAATGAACAGTAATATATCCCAGCTGATCCAGTTCAGCAAATCCAAGCAGAGTCCGTACCCTATTGAGAGAGCATATTTCTGCGGTCTGGATGATGCGGAGGAGCTGATGGTTTTTGAAAGTATACGTAGCAATCTGAATTTGCAGGCGGAACAATTTCCGGATTCCAAGATTGTCTATGTAACCGGGGATCACTATAAGGATTTCCATTTGCATGATTATGTGTTCCCCGTAGGGTGTCTGATCAGAAAGTGA
- a CDS encoding prepilin peptidase, producing the protein MDSLLLLLYLYAFLIGICITSFLNVVIWRLPQGLSFVKGRSFCPSCHHQLQWYDLFPVFSYLFLKGKCRYCGNKISARETVLEFLGGCIGMFCFYTYGFSWDTVLVFAVFMILFTITMIDFDTMTIPNGLIISLIVPVGIFTVLHPETALMTRAIGFFIVSLPMYLLTLLIPDCFGGGDIKLIAVAGFLLGWKLTLLAFFISVLIGGSYAVYLLLSRKTQKGAHIAFGPYLCAGIMISLLYGETLIQRYLSLFGL; encoded by the coding sequence ATGGACTCTTTACTATTACTGCTATATCTATATGCATTCCTTATTGGAATTTGTATCACTAGTTTTTTGAACGTGGTAATATGGAGACTTCCTCAGGGCTTATCCTTTGTAAAGGGGAGATCCTTCTGTCCTTCATGTCATCATCAGCTGCAGTGGTATGATTTATTCCCGGTGTTCAGCTATCTGTTTCTGAAAGGGAAATGCCGATACTGTGGTAATAAGATTTCAGCACGTGAAACTGTACTGGAGTTTCTTGGAGGCTGTATCGGGATGTTTTGCTTTTATACCTATGGGTTTTCCTGGGATACTGTTCTTGTGTTTGCAGTATTCATGATTCTTTTCACAATCACCATGATTGATTTTGATACTATGACAATACCAAATGGTTTAATTATATCTTTAATTGTTCCTGTTGGCATTTTCACAGTATTGCATCCGGAAACAGCGTTAATGACAAGAGCTATCGGCTTTTTCATTGTCAGTCTTCCGATGTATCTGTTGACGCTTCTGATTCCGGACTGCTTTGGCGGCGGGGATATCAAGCTGATTGCTGTAGCCGGCTTTCTGCTGGGATGGAAGCTGACACTCCTTGCGTTTTTTATCTCCGTACTGATAGGAGGAAGCTATGCAGTATATCTGCTTTTGTCAAGAAAAACACAAAAGGGAGCGCATATTGCCTTTGGACCGTATCTGTGTGCAGGGATTATGATATCATTACTTTATGGTGAAACTCTGATACAGAGGTATCTATCGTTATTTGGATTATAA